In Microbacterium pumilum, the following proteins share a genomic window:
- a CDS encoding uracil-DNA glycosylase family protein, which produces MITDPFDAGPTGAFKTLCQNYPDDTVFRDADGFRALWGPIFYRGRANGTARLLVIGQDPAQTEAVTRRILSGQAGRRVQGFVEKLGYTKRYLMLNAFLYGIYNQNMALPHLNDPDIQAYRHQWLEAAFAPGKIEAVVTFGNPAFAAWTAFRATPAGQTVTAVHHRALHPTADKPGGPITRKELLENWNVALQSLHADIQHPDVAKPLVPYGDDFTPEELPEIPSRDFPAGLPAWMRGTDFWAGMSPTPGTQRANISIEVP; this is translated from the coding sequence ATGATCACTGATCCTTTCGATGCCGGACCGACGGGTGCCTTCAAGACGCTATGTCAGAACTACCCGGATGACACGGTCTTCAGGGACGCCGACGGCTTCCGGGCGCTGTGGGGGCCCATCTTCTACCGCGGACGTGCGAACGGGACCGCACGTCTGCTCGTCATCGGGCAGGACCCCGCCCAGACCGAGGCGGTCACACGCCGGATCCTGTCGGGCCAAGCCGGACGGCGGGTGCAGGGTTTCGTCGAGAAGCTGGGCTATACCAAGCGCTATCTGATGCTCAACGCGTTCCTCTACGGCATCTACAACCAGAACATGGCGCTGCCGCATCTGAACGATCCCGACATCCAGGCGTATCGCCACCAGTGGCTCGAGGCGGCCTTCGCACCGGGCAAGATCGAAGCGGTCGTCACGTTCGGCAACCCCGCCTTCGCGGCATGGACGGCGTTCCGGGCGACGCCGGCCGGGCAGACCGTCACGGCGGTGCACCATCGAGCACTCCACCCCACGGCCGACAAGCCCGGTGGGCCGATCACGCGCAAGGAGCTGCTCGAGAACTGGAATGTCGCTCTGCAGAGCCTTCATGCCGACATCCAGCACCCTGATGTGGCCAAGCCTCTCGTTCCCTACGGCGACGACTTCACGCCCGAAGAGCTGCCAGAGATCCCGAGCCGGGACTTTCCCGCGGGACTCCCCGCCTGGATGCGCGGCACAGACTTCTGGGCGGGGATGTCGCCCACGCCCGGCACGCAGCGGGCGAACATCTCCATCGAGGTTCCCTAG
- a CDS encoding MmcQ/YjbR family DNA-binding protein, translated as MSPDDVHTYCAAKPGAWEDQPWEGDLVFKVGAADRGKIFAFFGDGTWIGVKAATTREEADEWLVRYPGDAEASPYIGRSGWNRLHTAGAIPDDELREAIDTSYELVRAGLPKKLRP; from the coding sequence GTGAGTCCTGACGATGTCCACACGTACTGCGCCGCGAAGCCGGGAGCGTGGGAGGACCAGCCGTGGGAAGGCGACCTCGTGTTCAAGGTCGGTGCGGCAGACCGGGGCAAGATCTTCGCGTTCTTCGGCGATGGCACGTGGATCGGCGTCAAAGCCGCGACGACTCGTGAAGAGGCGGATGAGTGGCTGGTGCGGTATCCGGGCGATGCCGAAGCATCGCCCTACATCGGGCGATCGGGGTGGAATCGACTGCACACCGCGGGCGCCATCCCCGACGACGAGCTCCGCGAGGCGATCGACACGTCGTATGAGCTCGTGCGTGCGGGGTTGCCGAAGAAGCTGCGCCCCTAG
- a CDS encoding diguanylate cyclase, with translation MTGPDYAKLYHQAACGLLTTSIAGVVTDVNDTLLGWTGYRASDLEGRSFTHLLDAGSQIFYETRHAQTLHLRGQLKEVALTLRRADGSRLSVLMNSVVMAGEDPPVVRTAIFDATDRLEYESELLQARRSAESSEARVRILQDVSSTFGVSVSDEDVAQAFTDVARDAFSAVETAVLLRDDDGVLQVVAGANPLAETVPPIEALRNTPLEIAVHADEADSTYPTLAAGLRQARLESLSITPLLNDTERLGLLVCFFARRREFDEQFFDLQRALGRQASQTLLRVRLQRQLEHLALHDPLTGLANRELLQRSLEAAIEQSQHAEQPLTLVFFDVDDFKSVNDRWGHRAGDAVLRELADRLRSGVRSGDVVGRIGGDEFIVICAGADREAAATIADRILVSSRAPVMVDGVALSVSMSAGVATYVPDQHSGLTGDQLLIRADGAMYQSKGSGKDRVTLDTGV, from the coding sequence ATGACCGGCCCGGACTACGCGAAGCTGTACCACCAGGCCGCATGCGGGCTGCTCACGACGAGTATCGCCGGCGTCGTCACCGACGTGAACGACACGCTCCTCGGATGGACGGGGTACCGCGCATCCGATCTCGAGGGCAGGAGCTTCACCCATCTGCTGGATGCCGGAAGCCAGATCTTCTATGAGACCCGTCACGCTCAGACGCTCCACCTGCGGGGGCAGCTGAAGGAGGTCGCTCTCACGCTGCGCCGCGCGGACGGATCCCGCCTGTCGGTGCTGATGAATTCGGTGGTGATGGCAGGAGAGGATCCACCCGTCGTGCGGACGGCGATCTTCGATGCCACCGATCGGCTGGAGTACGAGAGCGAGCTGCTGCAGGCCCGCCGCTCCGCCGAATCCTCCGAGGCGCGGGTGCGCATCCTGCAGGACGTGTCCAGCACCTTCGGCGTCAGCGTGAGCGACGAAGACGTCGCTCAGGCTTTCACGGATGTCGCCCGCGACGCGTTCTCGGCAGTGGAGACCGCCGTGCTGCTGCGCGACGACGACGGCGTTCTCCAGGTGGTCGCAGGCGCCAACCCCCTGGCCGAGACGGTGCCGCCGATCGAGGCGCTGCGCAACACGCCGCTCGAGATCGCGGTCCACGCCGATGAGGCGGATTCGACGTATCCGACGCTGGCGGCGGGCCTGCGCCAGGCGCGACTGGAGTCGCTCAGCATCACACCGCTGCTGAACGACACGGAGCGTCTGGGGCTTCTCGTGTGCTTCTTCGCACGACGCCGAGAGTTCGACGAGCAGTTCTTCGATCTGCAGCGGGCACTCGGCCGCCAGGCGTCCCAGACACTGCTGCGCGTGCGGCTGCAGCGGCAGCTCGAGCATCTGGCCCTGCACGATCCGCTCACCGGATTGGCGAACCGAGAGCTCCTCCAACGGAGCTTGGAAGCCGCGATCGAGCAATCCCAGCACGCCGAGCAGCCGCTGACCCTGGTGTTCTTCGATGTGGACGACTTCAAGTCGGTCAACGATCGATGGGGCCACCGCGCCGGAGATGCCGTCCTGCGCGAACTCGCCGATCGGCTTCGCAGTGGCGTGCGGTCGGGTGATGTCGTGGGCAGGATCGGCGGCGACGAGTTCATCGTCATCTGTGCCGGAGCCGACCGAGAAGCGGCGGCGACCATCGCTGACCGCATCCTCGTCTCGAGCAGAGCGCCGGTCATGGTCGATGGGGTCGCGCTGTCCGTATCGATGAGCGCGGGTGTCGCAACCTACGTTCCCGACCAGCACTCCGGACTGACCGGCGACCAGCTTCTGATCCGTGCCGATGGCGCGATGTATCAGTCCAAGGGAAGCGGCAAGGACCGGGTCACGCTCGACACTGGGGTGTGA
- a CDS encoding alpha/beta hydrolase: MVSPRAQDILRRNNVSVTGNQSGRTVVFAHGFGCSQAAWNLVAPQFEEDFTVVLFDHVGAGGSDLAAYSRGKYDSLHGYADDLLEILEALDEHDVVFVGHSVSAMIGVLAANRDPSRFASLVLIGPSPRYVNDGGYRGGFETADIEALLDALDANYLGWSAVAAPMMMGNPDRPELGERLTESFCRTDPDIARHFAHVTFLSDNRSDLARVSVPTLVLQCSEDAIAPREVGEYVHASIPNSTFELLQATGHIPILSGPDEVIAALRAHLS; this comes from the coding sequence GTGGTATCACCGCGGGCGCAGGACATCCTCCGCCGCAACAACGTGTCCGTGACGGGCAACCAATCCGGACGAACCGTGGTCTTCGCACACGGATTCGGATGCAGTCAAGCCGCCTGGAATCTCGTCGCACCTCAGTTCGAGGAGGACTTCACCGTCGTGCTGTTCGACCACGTGGGTGCCGGTGGGTCCGACCTGGCCGCCTACAGTCGCGGCAAGTACGACTCCCTGCACGGCTATGCCGACGACCTCCTCGAGATCCTCGAGGCCCTCGACGAGCACGACGTCGTGTTCGTCGGCCATTCGGTGAGCGCCATGATCGGCGTGCTCGCCGCGAATCGCGACCCCTCGCGATTCGCCTCACTGGTGCTCATCGGCCCGTCACCGCGCTACGTCAACGACGGCGGCTACCGCGGCGGCTTCGAAACGGCCGACATCGAGGCGCTGCTGGATGCCCTGGACGCGAACTATCTCGGATGGTCTGCCGTCGCCGCACCGATGATGATGGGCAACCCGGATCGGCCGGAGCTGGGGGAGCGATTGACGGAGAGCTTCTGCCGGACCGACCCCGACATCGCTCGGCACTTCGCCCACGTCACGTTCCTCTCCGACAACCGGAGCGACCTCGCGCGCGTCTCGGTGCCCACGCTGGTGCTGCAGTGCAGCGAGGATGCGATCGCACCACGCGAGGTGGGCGAGTACGTGCATGCGTCGATCCCGAACAGCACGTTCGAACTGCTGCAGGCGACAGGGCACATCCCGATCCTCTCCGGGCCTGATGAGGTCATCGCCGCCCTTCGCGCGCACCTGTCATGA
- a CDS encoding EAL domain-containing protein, with protein sequence MLDRDDLSQELEADLRDGGVYAVYQPLIEVATGDLVGVEGLCRWDRSGGVPVGPDVFIPVAESSGLIHALGRFMVDECLAAGDRWRLAGWNVEVSVNVSPVQLTTATFSSDLAAKMIDRVAPPVAFTIEITESLPLADLDDIVPRLEELRSINVGVSLDDFGSGHASAGQLRRLPLTEVKFDRSLIQSHSPSAMSALQQAVARARELGLRTVAEGIETSQHLERARELGCDRAQGFLFGAPMRIAEVDAILAG encoded by the coding sequence ATGCTCGACCGAGATGACCTGTCGCAGGAGCTGGAGGCAGACCTGCGCGACGGCGGGGTCTATGCGGTGTACCAACCTCTCATTGAGGTCGCAACCGGTGACCTCGTCGGGGTGGAAGGCCTGTGCCGGTGGGATCGATCCGGCGGGGTGCCGGTAGGGCCGGATGTCTTCATCCCCGTCGCCGAGTCGAGCGGCCTCATTCATGCGCTCGGCCGCTTCATGGTCGATGAGTGCCTCGCAGCGGGCGACCGCTGGCGGCTCGCCGGGTGGAACGTGGAGGTCTCGGTGAACGTGTCGCCGGTGCAGCTGACGACTGCGACGTTCTCGTCCGACCTCGCTGCGAAGATGATCGACCGTGTCGCACCGCCTGTCGCTTTCACGATCGAGATCACGGAGTCGCTGCCGCTGGCCGACCTGGACGACATCGTGCCTCGCCTGGAAGAGCTGCGCTCGATCAACGTCGGGGTGTCGTTGGACGACTTCGGCTCCGGTCACGCGTCGGCAGGTCAGCTTCGCCGACTGCCGCTCACGGAGGTGAAGTTCGACCGCTCGCTGATCCAGAGCCACAGTCCCTCAGCGATGAGCGCGCTTCAGCAGGCCGTGGCACGAGCGAGGGAGCTGGGTCTGCGGACCGTGGCCGAGGGCATCGAGACGTCGCAGCACCTGGAACGCGCACGAGAACTCGGGTGCGACCGCGCCCAGGGTTTTCTGTTCGGCGCCCCTATGCGCATCGCCGAGGTCGACGCGATCCTGGCCGGCTGA
- a CDS encoding ATP-dependent DNA ligase, translating to MGKLIYGAPTWSVEFDDRALAHLRIVMIAKLRRQESFSFSWKFEAAFGSGRSSLWLHPAIPLQFEFYGGREPALNRAWIEELMLTANSPGGLELVPEPGTADAVKNKPATTSSSREP from the coding sequence GTGGGAAAGTTGATCTATGGTGCTCCGACGTGGTCGGTGGAGTTCGACGATCGGGCGTTGGCTCACCTCCGCATCGTGATGATCGCCAAGCTGCGGCGACAGGAGAGCTTTTCGTTCTCGTGGAAGTTCGAGGCCGCGTTCGGCAGCGGCCGAAGTTCGCTGTGGCTGCATCCCGCCATCCCGCTGCAGTTCGAGTTCTACGGCGGCCGTGAACCCGCACTGAACCGTGCCTGGATCGAAGAGCTCATGCTGACCGCGAACAGCCCGGGCGGACTCGAGTTGGTGCCCGAGCCGGGAACCGCCGATGCAGTCAAGAACAAGCCGGCGACCACCTCATCTTCGCGCGAACCGTGA
- a CDS encoding fasciclin domain-containing protein — translation MNKTVRIAIAAAAAAALMLTAAPAQASWGPAPKGTIVDVAVAASGGGTPDGNHADYDILVQAVVATGLDAALSDTSTTYTVFAPNDRAFLRLVKDLTGQAPASEAAALATITTAFTTDEISNILLYHVVAGKKLGPVKVLLSKSLTMANGGIVKPRGITLRDESPTLTDPRLVLRAINIQASNGVIHTIDRVLVPGS, via the coding sequence ATGAACAAGACAGTACGCATCGCCATCGCCGCCGCGGCAGCGGCAGCACTCATGCTCACCGCCGCACCCGCGCAGGCCAGCTGGGGCCCCGCGCCGAAGGGCACGATCGTGGATGTCGCGGTCGCGGCATCCGGCGGCGGCACCCCCGACGGCAACCACGCCGACTACGACATCCTCGTGCAGGCGGTCGTGGCGACCGGCCTCGACGCGGCGCTGTCGGACACGAGCACCACGTACACGGTCTTCGCGCCGAACGACCGCGCTTTCCTTCGCCTGGTGAAGGACCTCACCGGTCAGGCGCCGGCATCCGAGGCGGCAGCGCTCGCGACCATCACGACTGCCTTCACGACCGATGAGATCTCGAACATCCTGCTGTACCACGTGGTCGCGGGCAAGAAGCTGGGTCCGGTGAAGGTGCTCCTGTCGAAGTCCCTCACGATGGCCAACGGCGGAATCGTCAAGCCGCGGGGCATCACGCTGCGGGATGAGAGCCCGACGCTGACCGACCCCCGACTCGTGCTGCGGGCGATCAACATCCAGGCGTCCAACGGCGTCATCCACACCATCGACCGCGTCCTCGTTCCGGGGTCCTGA
- a CDS encoding RNA polymerase sigma factor → MDEDLESALDERFRAGDERALEEVYRRWSPVVFTLALRSLGDRSDAEDVTQRTFVSAWTSRASYDSSKAKLSTWLIAITRRRIADMHESRTKVRALQQQLERTTRPDDLIHEPPDLADSILVADEIERLEPDARQVVKLAFFDDLTHEQISRKLDMPLGTVKSHIRRSLTRMRDRLEVTGVAP, encoded by the coding sequence ATGGACGAAGACCTCGAGAGCGCACTCGACGAGCGCTTCCGCGCGGGTGACGAACGCGCCCTCGAGGAGGTCTACCGGCGATGGTCTCCGGTCGTGTTCACACTCGCGCTGCGTTCCCTCGGTGACCGCAGCGACGCCGAGGACGTCACGCAGCGGACGTTCGTCTCGGCGTGGACGTCACGAGCGTCGTACGACTCATCGAAGGCGAAGCTGTCGACGTGGCTCATCGCCATCACGCGGCGCAGGATCGCCGACATGCACGAATCCCGCACGAAGGTGCGCGCCCTCCAGCAGCAGCTGGAGCGTACGACACGACCTGACGACCTCATCCACGAGCCGCCCGACCTCGCAGACAGCATCCTCGTCGCCGATGAGATCGAGCGACTCGAGCCGGACGCCCGCCAAGTGGTCAAGCTCGCGTTCTTCGACGATCTCACCCACGAGCAGATCTCCCGCAAGCTGGATATGCCGCTGGGGACGGTGAAGAGCCACATCCGCCGAAGTCTCACCCGAATGCGCGACAGATTGGAGGTCACCGGTGTCGCACCTTGA
- a CDS encoding anti-sigma factor, protein MSHLDPDQLALLAIGEPVASPDELAHLASCSTCAAELSEMTRTVRIARSTLGEDALESPPDRVWASISAELGLSSTSEAGGDDVSESDEPSDEPRASADGGVTETSARPERRRRVIRAIWVLAASLVLIAGVALGTTWAVTSRLAPTPIAEASLDAFPAHVGAVGTADVEQRRDGSRTLVVTLETDDVPDTYREVWLIRNDAAALISLGVLDGDQGTFPIPDGVDLTDYSLVDISVEHIDGDPAHSGDSIVRGKLTFA, encoded by the coding sequence GTGTCGCACCTTGACCCCGACCAGCTCGCACTGCTCGCGATCGGCGAGCCCGTGGCCTCGCCCGACGAGCTCGCGCATCTCGCCTCGTGCTCGACCTGTGCCGCAGAGCTGTCCGAAATGACCCGTACGGTGCGGATCGCCCGGTCCACCCTCGGCGAGGATGCGCTCGAGTCGCCACCCGATCGCGTCTGGGCCTCCATCTCGGCGGAACTCGGCCTCTCGAGCACCTCGGAGGCCGGGGGCGACGACGTGTCGGAATCCGACGAACCGTCCGACGAGCCCCGGGCGTCAGCCGACGGCGGAGTGACCGAGACGTCCGCGCGCCCCGAGCGTCGCCGCCGCGTCATCCGAGCGATCTGGGTGCTCGCCGCCTCGCTCGTCCTCATCGCCGGCGTGGCGCTCGGCACCACGTGGGCGGTCACTTCGCGCCTCGCGCCGACCCCGATCGCCGAGGCATCACTGGACGCCTTCCCCGCGCACGTCGGCGCGGTGGGCACGGCCGATGTCGAACAGCGACGCGACGGGTCGCGCACGCTGGTCGTCACCCTCGAGACCGATGACGTGCCCGACACCTATCGCGAGGTCTGGCTGATCCGCAACGACGCCGCCGCGCTCATCAGTCTCGGAGTCCTCGACGGGGACCAGGGCACGTTCCCGATCCCGGACGGGGTGGATCTCACCGATTACAGCCTGGTCGACATCTCGGTGGAGCACATCGACGGCGACCCCGCGCACTCCGGCGACTCCATCGTGCGTGGCAAGCTGACCTTCGCCTGA
- a CDS encoding metalloregulator ArsR/SmtB family transcription factor, whose translation MTTMLEVTDVSAAACCAPLVREPLTAGEAEQLATSMKALADPTRLRLLSIVAASENAEACVCDLIEPVGLSQPTVSHHLKVLMTAGFLERSKRGTWAYYKLVPGALDRISQLLVAS comes from the coding sequence ATGACCACGATGCTCGAGGTGACGGATGTCTCAGCCGCCGCATGCTGCGCGCCACTGGTACGCGAGCCGCTGACAGCGGGCGAGGCGGAGCAGCTCGCGACATCCATGAAGGCTCTCGCGGATCCGACGCGACTGCGCCTGCTCTCGATCGTCGCCGCCTCGGAAAATGCGGAGGCATGTGTCTGCGACCTGATCGAACCCGTCGGCCTCAGCCAGCCGACAGTCTCTCATCACCTCAAGGTGCTGATGACCGCGGGGTTCCTCGAACGCAGCAAACGCGGCACCTGGGCGTACTACAAGCTGGTCCCCGGCGCGCTCGACCGCATCTCGCAGCTGCTCGTCGCCTCTTGA
- a CDS encoding NAD(P)-binding domain-containing protein, protein MTLLELTTRVTENDRLATLPIAIVGAGPIGLAAAAHLVERDIDFVVFEAGDAIAASIRERGHTRLFSPWRHLVDPASRRLLEAHGWELPAPDRAPTGRELVEHYLVPLAELEPIASRVRTGIEVVGVSREALDRTRTRGRSATPFVVRIRNRHGEVEEMSARAVIDASGTYGSPNSLSSSGLELLGMAEIADLVSPALPDVLGRDRARFARRHTTVVGAGHSAANTLLGLVELARQEPGTRVTWVIRNTQAVRVSSSADDELADRARLGSRVDRAVAAGAIELLDRFEIIRARRSGSAAELVGRRGDDVVVHASDLVVNATGFRPDLDILREIRLELDDVVEAPKRLAPLIDPNVHSCGTVEPHGFRELAHPEKGFFIVGMKSYGRAPTFLLATGYEQVRSVTAWLAGDAETAAKVELVLPATGVCSTDGGAGGCCA, encoded by the coding sequence GTGACCCTGCTCGAGCTGACCACACGCGTGACCGAGAACGACCGCCTGGCCACTCTGCCGATCGCGATCGTCGGCGCCGGGCCGATCGGACTTGCCGCCGCGGCGCACCTCGTCGAGCGCGACATCGACTTCGTCGTGTTCGAAGCCGGAGACGCGATCGCTGCGAGCATCCGCGAGCGGGGCCACACGCGACTCTTCTCACCGTGGAGGCATCTGGTGGATCCGGCATCCCGCCGGCTGCTCGAGGCCCACGGCTGGGAACTGCCGGCACCCGACCGTGCGCCGACCGGACGCGAACTGGTCGAGCACTATCTCGTGCCCCTGGCGGAGCTCGAGCCGATCGCGTCGCGGGTGCGCACCGGCATCGAGGTCGTCGGGGTGTCACGCGAAGCTCTCGACCGCACCCGCACCCGGGGCCGGTCCGCAACCCCCTTCGTGGTGCGGATCCGCAATCGGCACGGCGAGGTCGAAGAGATGAGCGCGCGCGCGGTGATCGACGCGTCGGGTACGTACGGGTCGCCCAACTCGCTCTCGTCGAGCGGGCTCGAGCTGCTCGGCATGGCCGAGATCGCCGATCTCGTCTCCCCCGCGCTGCCCGATGTACTGGGTCGCGACCGCGCGCGGTTCGCCCGGCGTCACACCACAGTCGTCGGCGCGGGGCACTCCGCCGCGAACACGCTGCTCGGGCTTGTGGAACTCGCACGGCAGGAGCCGGGGACCAGGGTCACCTGGGTCATCCGCAACACGCAGGCGGTGCGCGTGTCGTCGTCCGCCGATGACGAGCTGGCTGACCGGGCACGGCTCGGCAGTCGCGTCGATCGCGCGGTGGCCGCGGGCGCGATCGAACTGCTGGACAGGTTCGAGATCATTCGCGCGCGCCGGTCCGGCAGCGCCGCGGAGCTCGTCGGCCGCCGAGGCGACGATGTGGTGGTCCACGCCAGTGACCTTGTCGTGAATGCCACGGGCTTCCGCCCTGATCTCGACATCCTGCGCGAGATCCGGCTGGAACTCGATGACGTCGTGGAGGCGCCCAAGCGACTCGCACCGCTGATCGACCCGAACGTGCACTCCTGCGGCACCGTGGAGCCGCATGGGTTCCGCGAGCTCGCCCACCCTGAGAAGGGCTTCTTCATCGTGGGCATGAAGTCGTACGGACGCGCGCCGACGTTCCTTCTCGCTACCGGATACGAGCAGGTGCGATCGGTCACCGCGTGGCTCGCGGGTGACGCCGAGACAGCGGCGAAGGTCGAGCTGGTGCTGCCGGCGACCGGGGTGTGCTCGACCGATGGCGGCGCGGGAGGCTGCTGCGCGTGA
- a CDS encoding N-acetyltransferase family protein: MDAADWPAVEQIFREGIEAGDATFEIETPTWDVFDAGKLRTPRLVAVDGSSGVVGWVAASRVSSREVYRGVVEHSVYVREDTREQGVGWALLDAFTAAADAAGIWTIQSSIFPENLASLRLHERAGFRVVGYRERIARSRLGPHAGEWRDTVLVERRSPLSGLD; encoded by the coding sequence ATGGATGCCGCGGACTGGCCGGCGGTCGAGCAGATCTTCCGTGAGGGCATCGAGGCCGGTGACGCCACCTTCGAGATCGAGACACCGACGTGGGATGTCTTCGACGCGGGCAAGCTGCGAACGCCCCGACTGGTGGCGGTGGACGGCTCGAGCGGAGTGGTCGGGTGGGTGGCGGCATCCCGCGTGTCGTCGCGAGAGGTCTACCGGGGAGTCGTCGAGCACTCGGTCTACGTTCGTGAAGACACGCGAGAGCAAGGCGTCGGGTGGGCACTGCTGGATGCCTTCACAGCCGCAGCGGATGCCGCGGGGATCTGGACGATCCAGTCGAGCATCTTTCCCGAGAACCTCGCCAGCCTGCGGCTGCACGAGCGAGCGGGCTTCCGGGTCGTGGGGTATCGCGAACGGATCGCGCGCTCGCGGCTCGGGCCGCATGCCGGCGAGTGGCGCGATACCGTACTGGTCGAGCGACGCAGTCCGTTGAGCGGCCTCGACTGA
- a CDS encoding nuclear transport factor 2 family protein → MSPDTTTLTIDATKQTMDAYLQALISGGDFAQYFTDDVRWVTIESGEQIVGRTAVADFIGSMHTLLYDAHPVVKSIVIGEGIVGAEFDFVGTNTGDFEGVAATREQLTVPYVVFYDVADQGISELRAYLPVKKVMAVFRAV, encoded by the coding sequence ATGTCCCCTGATACAACGACGCTGACCATCGATGCGACAAAGCAGACGATGGATGCGTACCTGCAGGCGCTGATCTCGGGCGGTGACTTCGCCCAGTACTTCACGGATGATGTGCGATGGGTGACGATCGAGTCGGGTGAGCAGATCGTCGGCCGCACGGCGGTCGCTGATTTCATCGGCTCGATGCACACGCTGCTGTACGACGCCCACCCGGTCGTCAAGAGCATCGTCATCGGGGAGGGCATCGTCGGCGCCGAGTTCGACTTCGTGGGCACCAACACCGGCGATTTCGAGGGTGTCGCGGCCACGAGGGAGCAGCTGACGGTTCCGTACGTGGTGTTCTACGACGTGGCCGACCAAGGAATCAGCGAGTTGCGAGCGTACCTGCCCGTGAAGAAGGTCATGGCGGTATTCCGAGCCGTTTGA
- a CDS encoding YaeQ family protein, whose translation MVAGATMHTFTVQLADVDRGVYDELALRVARHPSETDAYMLTRVLAYCLEFEEGIAFSEGISSTDEPAVLVRDLTGRLIAWIEVGAPDAARLHYGSKLADRTTVYTHRDPAKVMASWAGKQIHQAESITLHSFDPGFVDAAVAELERRNTMTLSITERQLYLELNGVALTSAVHDHQLE comes from the coding sequence ATGGTAGCCGGCGCGACGATGCACACCTTCACGGTGCAGCTCGCCGATGTCGACCGGGGCGTGTATGACGAGCTCGCGCTCCGCGTCGCACGCCACCCGTCCGAGACCGATGCGTACATGCTGACCCGCGTGCTCGCCTACTGTCTCGAGTTCGAGGAGGGGATCGCCTTCAGCGAGGGCATCTCGTCGACCGACGAGCCTGCCGTGCTCGTGCGCGATCTGACCGGCCGCCTCATCGCATGGATCGAGGTCGGCGCACCGGATGCCGCCCGGCTGCACTACGGCAGCAAGCTGGCCGACCGGACCACGGTCTACACGCATCGCGATCCCGCGAAGGTGATGGCGTCCTGGGCGGGCAAGCAGATCCATCAGGCGGAGTCGATCACGCTCCACAGCTTCGACCCCGGCTTCGTCGACGCCGCCGTCGCTGAGTTGGAACGCCGCAACACCATGACTCTGTCGATCACGGAGCGACAGCTCTACCTCGAGCTCAATGGGGTCGCTCTGACGTCGGCGGTGCACGACCACCAGCTCGAGTAG